The Mercurialis annua linkage group LG2, ddMerAnnu1.2, whole genome shotgun sequence genome contains a region encoding:
- the LOC126669177 gene encoding probable serine/threonine-protein kinase PBL22, with translation MKKPYAAAIIGGAVLGTVLVVIVITLWFFKSHCNKFSNKNSETASSDPPAPVERNRGCRSTSAPSRLSFDAQVVRQFTMDELELATKQFSEANLIGHGSFGSVYKGLLHDSIVAIKRRNSPPRHDFVTEVVYLSGIQHRNLVSLRGYCQERGSQILVFEYVPNGSICNHLYDTKMELSTKLEFKQRLSIALGAAKGLCHLHSLSPPLIHKNFKMANVLVDENFIVKISDAGITKFVEDSGPSGVNVFQDPEAGLSTEKSDVYSFGVFLLELITGQDAANLGFLESDETLIQWVASRLNSNNFVDRRLMGNFTTDGIRDLIRLTLRCMSFPRIARPKMEMVVIELERLVEREMALTTVMGEGSAAIFLKGSELFS, from the exons ATGAAAAAACCTTATGCTGCTGCAATAATTGGAGGAGCTGTACTAGGAACTGTACTTGTTGTAATTGTCATCACACTCTGGTTTTTCAAGTCACattgtaataaattttcaaacaaaaactcAGAGACTGCTTCTTCAGATCCACCTGCTCCAG TTGAGAGAAATAGAGGATGTAGATCCACTTCAGCACCAAGCCGCCTTTCGTTCGATGCCCAAGTCGTTAGGCAGTTCACCATGGATGAGCTGGAGTTAGCTACCAAGCAGTTTAGTGAAGCTAATCTCATTGGACATGGAAGTTTTGGTTCGGTCTATAAAGGTCTGCTTCATGACAGCATTGTCGCCATCAAACGACGTAATAGCCCTCCTCGACACGACTTTGTTACAGAG GTGGTCTACTTGTCAGGAATTCAACACCGTAATTTAGTTTCGCTGCGAGGTTACTGCCAAGAAAGAGGATCGCAGATTCTGGTATTTGAGTATGTACCTAATGGCAGCATTTGCAATCATTTGTATG ATACAAAAATGGAATTATCAACTAAATTAGAGTTCAAGCAAAGGTTGTCCATAGCTCTAGGAGCAGCCAAAG GTTTATGCCATCTGCATAGCTTAAGCCCTCCTTTGATACACAAGAATTTCAAGATGGCTAATGTCTTAGTTGATGAGAACTTCATTGTAAAGATTTCAGACGCAGGGATCACAAAATTCGTTGAAGATTCAGGTCCATCCGGTGTAAATGTTTTCCAGGATCCAGA GGCAGGATTGTCCACGGAAAAGAGCGACGTTTACAGTTTCGGAGTGTTCCTTTTGGAGCTTATAACAGGACAGGACGCTGCTAATTTAGGGTTCTTAGAATCAGACGAAACTTTAATTCAATGg gtGGCGTCAAGACTGAACTCAAACAATTTTGTGGACCGTCGATTGATGGGGAATTTCACTACGGATGGCATTAGGGATTTGATAAGGCTGACACTGCGGTGCATGAGTTTTCCCAGGATTGCGAGACCGAAAATGGAAATGGTTGTGATTGAGCTCGAAAGGCTTGTCGAAAGAGAGATGGCATTAACGACTGTCATGGGTGAGGGTTCTGCTGCTATATTTCTCAAAGGAAGCGAGCTATTTTCTTGA